A segment of the Actinomyces sp. oral taxon 171 str. F0337 genome:
TGCCCATTCTGTTTCCTGGTCGAACCCGCCCTCGAAGAACTGAGGCGAGACCGGGACGTGGAAGTCAATATTCGTCCACTCGAGCTGCGCCCCACCCCAGTTCCGACCCTCAGGCCGGAGGACGACTATCTACCGCGCATATGGAATGACATTGTCTATCCGATGGCCGACCGCGTCGGGATCCCCGTTCGCCTGCCGAGCGTGTCACCTCAGCCTCGCACTGAGAAAGCATTCCTCGTACTGCAGCTCGCGCACGAGCGCAATATCGCCGAAGCGTACTCTCATGCGATGTTCCAGGCGTTCTTTCAGGACGATCGCAACATCGGGGACGAGGAAGTCATTGTCGATATCGCCAGCTCCTTAGGCCTGGAGGAAACCTCCGTTCGAGAGGCCATAGCGAGCCCCGAACGCAGACGTCAGCATCAGGCGGACCTCGCCTATGCCACCGAAACCATGAGGATCACAGCCGTTCCCGGAATCATCATCGGCGGCACCCCACTTCAAGGCACCCCCAGTGCAACACGACTAAAAGAGACCGTGGACGCACTTGCAACTTCAAGGGGATGCGAGCTATGACGAACCACCTGGAACAGATAATGAGGCAGGCAGTCGTGCGATCAATCACCCACGTGGAGAGCGGAGGACTCCCTTTCGTAGGGGTCATCGTTGATGGGCAGCAGGTGATCTCCGAGTTCGGCGTCAATCGTGTCCAGGAAACGGGCGACCCAAGCGCTCACGCAGAGATCACGGCGATCCGCGATGCCCTTACATCAAGTGGGAGAACCGACTTGAGAGGCACCACCATCCTGGCAACAGGCGAACCGTGCGGCATGTGCTACCGACATGCCGTCAATGCCCGAATCGCCGATATCCGAGTCGCCGTCGACCGCGACCAAGTCGCTGAACTCGGCTTTGACTACCGGTACAGCTATCCAGCATTCGACATCACCGACTCACTGCGCAATACCCTCATGCGACCACTCCGCGTCTCCGGTGACACTGAACCGTTCATCCGATTTCTTGCCCTTCACAACATCCGAAACTGACATCTCAGAAAGGACCAGTCATGCAGTGGATCTACCTCACGATCGCCGTCATCTTCGAGGTCACGGTCGGTATCGCCGCCGGAAAAGCCCAAGGCTTCCGCAACATCCCTTGGACCATCGCAACCTTGATCAGCGGCGCCATCGCCACCTTCTTCCTCAGTCTCGCCCTCCTCACCTTTGATGTCGGCGTCGGCTACGCCCTGTGGACCTCACTTGCCGGCGTAGGGATCGTCATCTTCGGCGCAATCTTCCTCAAGCAGAAACTGACATGGAGAAAACTCCTCGGTATCGCCATCGTCATTATCGGAGTCGTCGGACTGAACCTTGCCGGAACCGTCTGACTCTTCATTCACATCACACCCGAAAGGAATGATCATGACAACAACCAATGACAACACCGTGCCCACCACCGGACGCAGCGCGGCAGGTCCGTGGTCCGCCCTGCTCCTCGCCGGAGCCTTCGAAGTTGGATACGCCCTGAGCGTCAACGGCAGTCAAGGATTCACTCACCTCGCCTGGTCCCTGGTCGCTCTCGTCTTCTTCCTCTGCACCCTGTTTTTCCTGAGCGTCGCGCTCAAACGAATCGATGTCGGCATTGGATACGCGGTCTGGGCTGGAATCGGCGCTGTCGGGTCTGCAGTGCTCGGCCCCGTCTTCTTCGATGAAACCTTCACAGCGGCCAAGGCCATCTGGCTCGCCGTCATCATCGCCGGGGTCGTCTGGCTCAAACTCGCCGACAGCACCAGGTTCAGCAACGACTAGCGCATTCGACGGGATGCTGCCTTCAGACGGTCACTAACGTCTGCCGTCACTCGGCCTCGACCGACACGATGCGGTGGACGGCCACGGTCAGCTCGGTCTCGCGCACGACGTCGCGCAGGCGCACCCGCCCGGGCTCCACGGCCATGACCCGCACCTGCCGCTCCTGCACGGCGCCGTCGGGACCGGCCAGGCTCAGCCGCAGCCGCGAGCGCGAGGACTGGGCCTGGCGCAGCACCGCCAAGGCGTGCACCGGGTCGGTGGCCACAGCCGTCTCCCCGGCGGCCTGCAGCGCATCCTGCCCCACACGCAGCCGCCCCACCAGGGTCGTCAGCTCACGCCTCCCGGGCCGACGCCGCCGCACCGAGTGCTCGCTGCCGGGACGCGTCGGCTCGGGGGCCCGGCGCGCCTGCTGCGCGGTGGCCGGCCCGACCACCAGGTGGCCGTCGGCGTCCTCGGTCACCGGCGCCAGCCCGGTGGCGCGCAGCTCGCGCAGCACCTGTCCGGCGCTCGCCGTGGCCACGAGGATCCCGGGAGCCACCTCATCCAGACCGAGGTCCCGCAGGCGAGGCTCGGCCAGGAGCCCGGCGGCCGTGGCCTCGTCGCCAACCCGCAGCAGCGCGGACACGGCCCGCACCCGCACCGCCCCGTGGTGACGGGCCGCGTCCTGGATGAGCACGCTCAGGGAGTCCGGCAAGGGCGTGGGACTGTAGCGGCCGATCGCCTGGGTGATCTCCTCGGCCCGGTAGCCGACGTCGAGTGCGCCGCGCACCGACTCGGGCGTGAACCGCACCGTGAGCGCCCCGCCGCGCGACTCGACGACGCTCGTGCGCTCCAGCAGCGCGGCCAGCTCGGGGGCGGGCCGGCCGGGGACGATGGCGGTGAGGTCGGACTGGACGAGGATCGTCTCGACGGCGGCCGGCAGGTCCGCGGCGAGCGCCGTCTCCAGGGCGGTGAGGGCTTCGTCATCCGACAGAGGCTCGGCGAGCGCGTCGCCGCCCGCCTCCTCGGCGCGGTTGGTGCCACCGAGGCTGCCGCTGAGTCCCGCGTCCTGCTCGTCGAGACTCGCCGCCGCCCGTCGGGCGAGGATCCTGCCGGCCTCGGTGAGCGCGCCGCCGCCGGTGATCCCGAGGGTCTCGGCCTCGACCAGGACCGCGGAGATCGCCCCTCCGGGGATGGTGCGCCGAGGGCCCTCCCAGGTCAGGGCCGCCCGCACGAAGGCGGGGGTGGCGCTGGTCCCCGGTGGGAGGTCGCCCAGGAGGGCGAGCACCTGGGCGCGCAGTCGCGCCGCCCACCCGGCCTCCAGGTCCGGGTCGAGGACGGCGCGCAGGGTTCCGTCGTCGTCGCGCGTGCCCGCCAGCCAGGGGGTGCGGGCGCTGCCCGACCAGGCCAGGGCGAGCGGCGCCCAGCGCTGGGGGAGGCTGTCGGCGAGCCAGCCGGCGGCCAGGGAGGAGGGCACCCAGGTGGCGCCGTCGTCGTCGAGCCCCAGGAGCCCGGCGCCCGCGGTGATCTCGATGATGCGGGCGGCCGCGTCGACCTCCAGGCCCAGGGCGTCGGCGGTGCGGGCCAGGGCGCGCGCGCTCACTCCGCCGGTGCGGCGGATCGTCCCGCCCTCGCGGCCCCACTCCTCCAGGAGATCGGCCACGAGCCGGACGGCCTCCTCGGCGTGGAAGGAGGACTCGGAGGCGACGACATCGGCGCCCACCGTCTCCAGGTCGCCGGCCTCGGGGGCGGTGAGGGGCCCGCGGGTCAGGCGGCCGCCGCGCAGGGCGAGGGCGACCTGGCGCGGCAGGATGAAGCGGGTGCGCCCCCGGGCGTCGCTGCTGCGCTCCAGCCAGCCGCGTTCGACGAGCGGGGCCGCCCCCGGCGCGGTGCCGCCCGAGCGCAGCGTGCCGGCGGGCGGCCCCCAGGTGAGGGCCTGGAGCATCTCCACGGAGGCCGCCGGGATGACTGGCTCGCTGCCATCGCCAGCGGCGTCCTCGCTCAGCTCCTCCAGGGTGGGTGGCAGGTGCTCGGCGCTCAGGGGCTCGGCGGCCCAGGGCCCCAGGCCGAAGGGGTGCGGCCCGAAGGCCGCCTCCAGCGCGGCCACGGGCCTGCCCCCGACGACGAGTGCCAGCCGGCGCAGGTGCCCCAGCGCCTCCGTGACCTGCTCGGCTGACAGCGGCAGGTGGGCGGCGACCAGCCCGTTCAGGTCAGCACTGTCCGGGTCGGCCGGGTCCGCCGGGTCGCCTGGGAGATCGCCAGCCGGCTCGCCGCCGGCTCTACTGGTCCCGCCGGTCCCATCGGCCCGCCCGTGCTCGGCTGTCTCGGTCGGCCCGGCTCCGTTGTCCTCCCCTGCCCCCTTGGGCCGACTGAGAGCCACCACTGCCTCGGCCACGGCCAGCGTCGGTGCGTCCAGCCCGGCCAGGGCGTGCTCGATGCTGCCGGGGCCCCCCGCGCGGGTCGCCAGCGCCAGGAAGGAGGAGGACGGCGGCGCGGCCAGGTCGGGGCGCGCCACCAGCAGGGCGGCGACCTCGCGGTCCGGCAGCGCCGTCAGGTGCACGGCGAGGTCCTGGGTGGAGGCGGAAGGGCTCATCCGCACCAAAATACGCCCCCGCCCACTCGCTGACAGAGTGGGCGGGGTGAGAAGGCCGGCCTACAAGCGGGGATCGGCGCCAACTAGCAGTGCCAGTTACTCTCCCTCGGCCTCCTCGGAGGACTCCGATTTCTCACTCGTCTTGAAGACGGCTCCGAGGGACAGGCCCATCGCCCACCCCACCGGCAGCCACAGGAACCAGGGCCCTGGTGCCGCCACACCCATCGCGACTCCCAGCATGGTGCCGTAGACCATGGGCCAGAACCACGGCGTCGCCGGCCCCTGAGCCGGCTTGAACGCCTCCTCGATGACCTCCGACCAGCCAGCCCTGCGACCGCGCTGACCGGCGCCGGAGTCCTCTCGGTCGCCTCCAGTCTGATTGAGCTCGTTGTTCATGCCGCCACCCTAAACAGTCCGCTCGATTGGATACCTCATCCTATGGAAGGAGACCTGCCCGGTCCTCGGAGAGGGCGCCGGTGTCCACATCGGTGACAAAGGGACCCGACCACCCCCGATGCCGGCAACGCAAACCGCAGAATCATGCGGTTCTCTTTCGCAGGATGGAGTCCATCTCGCGCCTTTGTCACCGATGTGGACACGAGCCCGCAGATGTCACCGTTTCTGGCCCCTTGTAGCGCCTCCCGCTGGAAGAGGAACGTCTCCTCCGTCACGGCGCCGCGGCGCCCCGACTTGGGATACTCCCGCCCATGTCCGCTACGCCCAGCGACCCTGCGTCCTCGGCGCCGTCGGCACCCGACGGCCCTCTCATCGTCCAGTCCGACAAGTCCGTCCTCCTGGAGGTCGCCCACCCCCAGGCCGGGCAGGCCCGCCGCGCCATCGCCGCCTTCGCCGAGCTGGAGCGAGCCCCCGAGCACATCCACACCTACCGGATCACGCCGCTGGCCCTGTGGAACGCGCGCGCCGCGGGCCTGGACGCGGAGACGGTCGTCCACACCCTCATCACCTACTCGCGCTTCCCGGTGCCGCACGCCCTGCTCACCGAGATCGCCGAGACGATGAGCCGCTACGGCCGCCTCCAGCTCCTCACCGACCCCGCCCACGGCCTGGTCCTGCACGCCACCGACGTGCCGGTCCTGGAGGAGGTCATGCGCTCCAAGCGCACCAAGGGCCTGCTGGGGACCCGGCTCGGAGAGGCCGACGTCATCGTCCACCCCTCGGAGCGCGGCCACCTCAAGCAGGTGCTCATCAAGCTGGGCTGGCCGGCCGAGGACCTGGCCGGCTACGTCGACGGCGAGGCCCACCCCATCACGCTGACCGACTCCCCCGGCACCTTCCAGCTGCGCCCCTACCAGACCGAGGCGGTGGAGAGCTTTTGGGCGGGGGGCTCGGGCGTGGTCGTCCTGCCCTGCGGGGCCGGCAAGACCCTCGTGGGCGCCGCCTCCATGGCCAAGAGCTCGACGACGACGCTCATCCTGGTCACCAACACGGTCTCGGCGCGTCAGTGGAAGGAGGAGCTCATGCGCTTCACCACCCTGACCGAGGAGGAGATCGGCGAGTACTCCGGCTCGCGCAAGGAGGTCCGCCCCGTCACGATCGCCACCTACCAGGTGCTGACCACCCGCCGCAAGGGCGTCTACCCGCACCTGGACCTGCTGGACTCCCACGACTGGGGGCTCATCGTCTACGACGAGGTCCACCTGCTGCCCGCCCCGATCTTCCGGATGACCGCGGACCTGCAGGCGCGCCGCCGCCTGGGCCTGACCGCGACCCTCGTGCGCGAGGACGGCCGTGAAGACGAGGTCTTCAGCCTCATCGGTCCCAAGCGCTACGACGCCCCCTGGAAGGACCTGGAGAACCAGGGCTGGATCGCCCCCGCGATCTGCACCGAGGTGCGCCTGACCCTCGACGCCGGTGAGCGCATGGCCTACGCGACCGCCGAGCCCGAGGAGCGCTACCGCCTGGCCGCCTCCTCCCCGCGCAAGCTGCCGATCATCGATGCCCTCCTGGCCCGCCACGAGGGCGAGTCGGCCCTCGTCATCGGCCAGTACGTGGACCAGCTCACCGAGATCGCCGAGCACCTGGGCGCCCCCGTCATCACCGGCTCGACAACGGTGCGCGAGCGTCAGCGCCTCTACGACGCCTTCCGCTCCGGAGATATCCGTACACTGGTGGTGTCCAAGGTCGCGAACTTCTCCATCGACCTGCCCGGGGCGAGCGTGGCCGTACAGGTCTCGGGCTCCTTCGGCTCGCGCCAGGAGGAGGCCCAGCGGCTCGGTCGGATCGTTCGCCCCAAGGAGGACGGCCGCCAGGCCCACTTCTACACGGTCGTCGCCCGCGACACCGCCGACCAGGAGTACGCAGCCCACCGCCAACGATTCCTGGCCGAGCAGGGATACGCATACGCCATCATCGACGCCGAGGAGGCATGAACCATGTCACATGAACGTCACCGACTCGCCACCCGGGGCAAGTCCCCCTTGTCACTGCGTCAGCAGTTCCTCGTACTCATCATTACGAGCGCCCTGCTCCTCGCCTATTTCGTCCCCATGCACATGAACCTTGTGGGCAGCCACATGTCCCCACTCCGGATGGGCATGCTCATCGTCGGCGACGCGGGGGTGTTCGGCCTGCAGATCATCTTCTTCCTGGTCCTGTTCGCCCGCTGGCGCCGGACCCGCACGGAGGCCGCCGAGCCTCGGTGAGCCCGGCGGCGATGAGCAGGCCGGCTCAACGCGCCAGGCGGCGGGCGCGCACGTTGCGCACGAGGACCCGCGCCAGGGTGCGGCCGAAGGCCTGGATGACGGGATCCACCCTCTCTGCCTCCTCACGGGCGGCGGCCCCGGCGCTCGCGGCCGCCTCGGGCAGGTCCGCAGCGGTCGCCCCGTGGGTTCCGGCGGCGCCCGGTGCGGCGTTCTTCCCGGCAGCCACCTCCAGGGCGTCGCGAGCGGCCTTGAGCGAGGCTGTGTCCATGGTGCCGGCCTGCTCGTTCAGGGCGTCGCGGGTGCGCCAGTAGGCGACGCGCGCCGGGTCGGACTCGGGATGGTGCTGGAAGGCCAGGAGCCGGCCGGCCCGCCAGGTATGCACCGGGGAGCGGTCGGAGGAGGCCAGGAGGGTGGCAGCCTCGGGCAGGTGAGTGACGGCGTCGTAGTGGGAGACGATGACGGGTAGGCGGGTTCCGTCGGAGGTGGAGATCCCGGCGCGGTGGGCGGCGCGGACGGCCTCGGCGGCCACCTGCCCGAAGACCGGGTCGCTCTCGCCGGCCGGCGTGATGGTCAGCTCGACGA
Coding sequences within it:
- a CDS encoding type 1 glutamine amidotransferase, encoding MTDMLTITVIEPEELAPVGRLGEWLFAEGAALRMVRPWQGEAIPTLEEVGDGLVVLGGSMSAHDEADHPWLADLRELLRGVVADNIPAIAICLGAQVAAEALGGTTAVPALGNDEVGVVELTITPAGESDPVFGQVAAEAVRAAHRAGISTSDGTRLPVIVSHYDAVTHLPEAATLLASSDRSPVHTWRAGRLLAFQHHPESDPARVAYWRTRDALNEQAGTMDTASLKAARDALEVAAGKNAAPGAAGTHGATAADLPEAAASAGAAAREEAERVDPVIQAFGRTLARVLVRNVRARRLAR
- a CDS encoding DMT family transporter, producing the protein MQWIYLTIAVIFEVTVGIAAGKAQGFRNIPWTIATLISGAIATFFLSLALLTFDVGVGYALWTSLAGVGIVIFGAIFLKQKLTWRKLLGIAIVIIGVVGLNLAGTV
- a CDS encoding DNA repair helicase XPB, whose protein sequence is MSATPSDPASSAPSAPDGPLIVQSDKSVLLEVAHPQAGQARRAIAAFAELERAPEHIHTYRITPLALWNARAAGLDAETVVHTLITYSRFPVPHALLTEIAETMSRYGRLQLLTDPAHGLVLHATDVPVLEEVMRSKRTKGLLGTRLGEADVIVHPSERGHLKQVLIKLGWPAEDLAGYVDGEAHPITLTDSPGTFQLRPYQTEAVESFWAGGSGVVVLPCGAGKTLVGAASMAKSSTTTLILVTNTVSARQWKEELMRFTTLTEEEIGEYSGSRKEVRPVTIATYQVLTTRRKGVYPHLDLLDSHDWGLIVYDEVHLLPAPIFRMTADLQARRRLGLTATLVREDGREDEVFSLIGPKRYDAPWKDLENQGWIAPAICTEVRLTLDAGERMAYATAEPEERYRLAASSPRKLPIIDALLARHEGESALVIGQYVDQLTEIAEHLGAPVITGSTTVRERQRLYDAFRSGDIRTLVVSKVANFSIDLPGASVAVQVSGSFGSRQEEAQRLGRIVRPKEDGRQAHFYTVVARDTADQEYAAHRQRFLAEQGYAYAIIDAEEA
- a CDS encoding nucleoside deaminase translates to MTNHLEQIMRQAVVRSITHVESGGLPFVGVIVDGQQVISEFGVNRVQETGDPSAHAEITAIRDALTSSGRTDLRGTTILATGEPCGMCYRHAVNARIADIRVAVDRDQVAELGFDYRYSYPAFDITDSLRNTLMRPLRVSGDTEPFIRFLALHNIRN
- a CDS encoding helicase-associated domain-containing protein, with the translated sequence MSPSASTQDLAVHLTALPDREVAALLVARPDLAAPPSSSFLALATRAGGPGSIEHALAGLDAPTLAVAEAVVALSRPKGAGEDNGAGPTETAEHGRADGTGGTSRAGGEPAGDLPGDPADPADPDSADLNGLVAAHLPLSAEQVTEALGHLRRLALVVGGRPVAALEAAFGPHPFGLGPWAAEPLSAEHLPPTLEELSEDAAGDGSEPVIPAASVEMLQALTWGPPAGTLRSGGTAPGAAPLVERGWLERSSDARGRTRFILPRQVALALRGGRLTRGPLTAPEAGDLETVGADVVASESSFHAEEAVRLVADLLEEWGREGGTIRRTGGVSARALARTADALGLEVDAAARIIEITAGAGLLGLDDDGATWVPSSLAAGWLADSLPQRWAPLALAWSGSARTPWLAGTRDDDGTLRAVLDPDLEAGWAARLRAQVLALLGDLPPGTSATPAFVRAALTWEGPRRTIPGGAISAVLVEAETLGITGGGALTEAGRILARRAAASLDEQDAGLSGSLGGTNRAEEAGGDALAEPLSDDEALTALETALAADLPAAVETILVQSDLTAIVPGRPAPELAALLERTSVVESRGGALTVRFTPESVRGALDVGYRAEEITQAIGRYSPTPLPDSLSVLIQDAARHHGAVRVRAVSALLRVGDEATAAGLLAEPRLRDLGLDEVAPGILVATASAGQVLRELRATGLAPVTEDADGHLVVGPATAQQARRAPEPTRPGSEHSVRRRRPGRRELTTLVGRLRVGQDALQAAGETAVATDPVHALAVLRQAQSSRSRLRLSLAGPDGAVQERQVRVMAVEPGRVRLRDVVRETELTVAVHRIVSVEAE
- a CDS encoding DsbA family protein, translating into MSTTVDVFIDYVCPFCFLVEPALEELRRDRDVEVNIRPLELRPTPVPTLRPEDDYLPRIWNDIVYPMADRVGIPVRLPSVSPQPRTEKAFLVLQLAHERNIAEAYSHAMFQAFFQDDRNIGDEEVIVDIASSLGLEETSVREAIASPERRRQHQADLAYATETMRITAVPGIIIGGTPLQGTPSATRLKETVDALATSRGCEL
- a CDS encoding DMT family transporter, producing the protein MTTTNDNTVPTTGRSAAGPWSALLLAGAFEVGYALSVNGSQGFTHLAWSLVALVFFLCTLFFLSVALKRIDVGIGYAVWAGIGAVGSAVLGPVFFDETFTAAKAIWLAVIIAGVVWLKLADSTRFSND